One Gossypium hirsutum isolate 1008001.06 chromosome A11, Gossypium_hirsutum_v2.1, whole genome shotgun sequence genomic window carries:
- the LOC121209780 gene encoding uncharacterized protein, which translates to MAGNDEGKDDKGTRVEGQRKRKQPDAASNISTLNSLTKKNSLTKKRQHPTSFLPLPSVTNRPSFKTACTICKKEMEYPMICINAEVLCHFCNRYFLASVPQTSQPRFFPPLSSTNSQVFTDYDQYKLVLRDPRYFRIMLELLSIIKSKLFQVPTFQGKELNLHRIFLEVTRRGGIHKVIRERRLQEVCAALAANLTVGLIYQVYMKWLYDLESWFFDSPPSEYLQTSSSSIAGAHLKQGITGTKPSEQGHTSFADHSFGSLPTPYPKQGLIRGQPSGQGYSSFADLIQHLSMIK; encoded by the exons ATGGCTGGTAATGATGAAGGGAAAGATGATAAAGGAACAAGAGTCGAAGGCCAACGCAAAAGGAAGCAACCTGATGCAGCCAGCAATATTTCAACGTTAAATTCTCTGACTAAGAAAAATTCTCTGACTAAGAAACGTCAACATCCAACATCCTTTCTTCCTCTCCCTTCTGTTACAAACCGACCGTCATTTAAGACTGCTTGCACCATATGCAAGAAGGAGATGGAATATCCTATGATTTGCATCAACGCTGAGGTTCTATGCCATTTCTGCAATCGCTACTTTTTGGCTTCAGTTCCGCAAACTTCACAACCAAGGTTTTTCCCACCTCTCTCTTCAACTAATTCACAGGTATTCACTGATTATGATCAATATAAACTTGTACTGAGAGATCCACGTTACTTCCGTATCATGCTGGAGCTTCTATCCATTATCAAAAGCAAACTTTTCCA AGTTCCTACATTCCAGGGAAAAGAACTAAACTTGCATCGGATTTTCCTCGAAGTTACTCGTCGAGGTGGCATACATAAG GTTATTCGGGAACGAAGACTGCAAGAAGTGTGCGCTGCACTTGCTGCAAATTTAACTGTTGGGCTCATATATCAAGtgtatatgaaatggttgtatGACTTAGAATCTTGGTTCTTTGATTCCCCTCCTAGCGAGTATTTACAAACTTCTTCAAGTTCCATTGCTGGAGCACATCTCAAGCAAGGGATAACAGGAACAAAACCATCAGAACAAGGCCATACATCATTTGCAGATCATTCTTTCGGTTCACTTCCCACACCATATCCGAAGCAAGGGTTGATACGAGGACAACCATCAGGACAAGGCTATTCATCATTTGCAGATCTAATTCAGCACTTGTCAATGATCAAATAA
- the LOC107923458 gene encoding uncharacterized protein, which translates to MSSSSFSPTPPLMFNSERANPTVAQIRQHYDDRAKRYKAMSCLQNSVSDLIFIRIIACETPKQAWDKLKEEFHSIEKIRQQQLIKLRRDFENLKMKETETIKQYSDRIMAFVNNIRLLGDQFSESGIVEKVIANLPKRYEVKISFLEDSRDLSTISLNELINAFHAQEQRRTSRQEKHHEGAFQTKSKPTSSSSSYKGKKNWLPTKALLKKTPFEVWSRFKPSVVHLRIFGCICYAHVLIIKREKLEKKAQLGILVGYNSVEKGYRILDPTTYKVFVNRYVVFDEKAAWNWDKAKLESVTKDLVTGANEVD; encoded by the exons ATGTCTTCATCTAGTTTCTCTCCAACTCCACCACTTATGTTTAATAGTGAAAG AGCCAACCCTACGGTAGCTCAGATCAGGCAACACTATGATGATAGAGCTAAGAGGTACAAGGCAATGTCCTGCCTCCAAAACAGTGTGTCTGACTTGATTTTCATAAGGATTATAGCCTGTGAGACTCCAAAGCAAGCTTGGGACAAGCTTAAAGAAGAATTTCATAGCATTGAAAAAATAAGACAACAACAACTCATCAAGTTAAGAAGGgattttgaaaacttgaaaatgaAGGAGACAGAGACAATTAAGCAATACTCAGATAGAATTATGGCTTTTGTGAACAATATAAGACTGCTAGGGGATCAATTTAGTGAAAGCGGAATAGTGGAAAAGGTTATTGCAAATTTACCTAAAAGATATGAAGTCAAGATCTCTTTCCTAGAAGACTCAAGAGATTTGTCAACAATCTCTTTGAATGAGCTAATCAATGCTTTTCATGCTCAAGAACAAAGAAGAACTAGCAGACAGGAGAAGCATCATGAGGGTGCATTTCAAACTAAGAGCAAACCAACCTCAAGCTCCTCCAGTTACAAAGGGAAGAAGAACTG GCTACCAACCAAAGCCCTGTTGAAGAAAACTCCATTCGAAGTCTGGTCTAGATTCAAACCATCAGTTGTACATCTGAGAATCTTTGGTTGCATCTGTTATGCACATGTTCTTATTATcaaaagggaaaaattggaaaagaaGGCTCAACTTGGCATCCTTGTAGGCTATAACAGTGTTGAAAAGGGGTATAGAATCCTTGATCCTACAACTTACAAGGTCTTTGTAAACAGATATGTGGTGTTTGATGAGAAAGCAGCATGGAACTGGGACAAGGCTAAACTAGAAAGTGTTACTAAAGATTTAGTGACAGGGGCAAACGAAGTTGATTAG